A region of Mesorhizobium sp. AR02 DNA encodes the following proteins:
- a CDS encoding diacylglycerol/lipid kinase family protein — MKFAAVLNRDGGTLRTTDLAAFSDRMRQTLEAAGHSLSIDVVAGKDVVEGLDSAASRRTVDVVLAGGGDGTISAAAARLMGKKKALAILPAGTMNLFARGLGIPQSLDAALKSFTDGEIIAVDMAIANGRPFVHQFSIGMHAKMVQLRQGMEFGSRLGKIGASAKAAWATIKNPPAMNVTLGIGEAEMTARISGIGVTNNLFGEGHLPYADNPSGGVLGIYVTVAQQRAELVKFLFNVARGKWRDNEHVEIHQSDRTVLKIHSGSRKFRAVMDGELVGLERETTIEIRPGALNVLVPASIAEAKAA; from the coding sequence ATGAAATTTGCGGCGGTGCTGAACCGGGACGGCGGCACCTTGCGCACCACCGACCTCGCCGCTTTTTCCGACAGGATGCGTCAGACGCTGGAAGCGGCGGGCCACTCCCTGAGCATCGACGTGGTTGCCGGCAAGGACGTGGTGGAAGGCCTCGACAGCGCTGCTTCGCGCCGCACCGTCGATGTCGTGCTGGCAGGTGGCGGCGACGGAACCATTTCAGCGGCGGCCGCCAGGCTGATGGGTAAGAAAAAGGCGCTTGCCATACTGCCGGCCGGCACCATGAACCTGTTCGCGCGTGGCCTCGGCATTCCGCAGTCGCTTGACGCCGCGCTGAAATCCTTCACCGACGGCGAGATCATCGCGGTCGACATGGCCATCGCCAACGGTCGGCCCTTCGTCCATCAGTTCTCGATCGGCATGCATGCGAAGATGGTGCAGCTGCGCCAGGGAATGGAATTCGGTTCGCGCCTGGGCAAGATCGGGGCTTCGGCCAAGGCGGCGTGGGCGACGATCAAGAACCCGCCGGCGATGAACGTCACGCTCGGCATCGGCGAAGCCGAGATGACGGCGCGCATATCAGGCATCGGCGTCACCAACAATCTGTTCGGCGAGGGCCATCTTCCCTATGCGGACAACCCTTCGGGCGGCGTGCTCGGCATCTATGTCACGGTGGCGCAGCAGCGCGCCGAACTGGTGAAGTTCCTCTTCAATGTGGCGCGCGGCAAATGGCGCGACAACGAGCATGTCGAAATCCATCAATCCGACCGGACCGTCCTGAAAATCCATTCCGGCAGCAGAAAGTTCCGCGCCGTCATGGATGGCGAACTGGTCGGGCTCGAGCGTGAGACAACGATTGAAATCCGGCCCGGCGCGCTGAATGTCCTGGTGCCGGCCAGCATTGCCGAGGCAAAGGCGGCCTGA
- a CDS encoding PRC-barrel domain-containing protein, whose translation MIRTLLATTALATLIATGAFAQSAASPAPAAAPSVQEPAATAPVPRAEGSIVTNIIGESVYNGTGDDAESIGKVSDVVFDKDGMAKSVVIGVGGFLGIGAKNVAFDYDKLQWAEKNGDRWLVAQTSKDELTAHPEFDSKPYGPAPAPATSPDAAAPATTDTAQKPVDMNAAPAEPVKRADGNLATNIIGETVYNGTGDDAQNIGSVNDIVLTREGKAESLVIGVGGFLGLGAKNVTYDFSKAQWAEKNGDRWLVAQTTKEELQAQPDFNRKAYDPVPATTASNEPAATAPAATTAPAAAPADRTAEAPAATAPDAAAPDQTQTAAIDKSTLTEMPVGEIRADDLKGATVYGANDAKVGEIGDVVLTPDKKTDAVIVNVGGFLGIGQKEVAVGLDNLKFMTDKDGKKYLYTTFTKEQLEAQPAYDKGSYAEKRDQQRLILR comes from the coding sequence ATGATCCGCACCCTTTTAGCCACGACCGCACTCGCAACGCTGATCGCGACCGGCGCCTTCGCGCAGAGTGCGGCGAGCCCCGCACCTGCCGCCGCGCCGTCCGTCCAGGAGCCTGCGGCCACCGCTCCGGTGCCGCGCGCCGAAGGCAGTATCGTCACCAACATCATCGGGGAATCCGTCTACAACGGCACCGGCGATGATGCCGAGAGCATCGGCAAGGTCAGCGATGTCGTCTTCGACAAAGATGGCATGGCGAAATCCGTCGTCATCGGCGTCGGCGGCTTTCTGGGCATCGGGGCGAAGAATGTCGCCTTCGACTACGACAAGCTGCAGTGGGCCGAGAAGAACGGCGATCGCTGGCTGGTTGCCCAGACAAGCAAGGATGAACTGACGGCGCATCCGGAATTCGACAGCAAGCCCTATGGGCCCGCGCCGGCACCCGCCACTTCGCCGGATGCAGCAGCGCCCGCGACAACGGATACCGCGCAGAAACCTGTCGACATGAATGCCGCCCCGGCCGAACCGGTGAAGCGCGCCGACGGCAACCTTGCCACCAACATCATTGGCGAGACCGTCTACAACGGCACCGGCGATGACGCCCAGAACATCGGCAGCGTCAACGACATCGTGCTGACGAGGGAAGGCAAGGCCGAATCCCTGGTCATCGGCGTGGGTGGGTTCCTTGGCCTCGGTGCCAAGAACGTCACCTATGATTTCAGCAAGGCACAGTGGGCCGAGAAGAACGGCGACCGCTGGCTGGTTGCGCAGACCACCAAGGAAGAGCTGCAGGCGCAGCCGGATTTCAACCGCAAGGCCTATGACCCGGTGCCGGCAACGACGGCATCCAATGAGCCGGCGGCAACCGCGCCGGCCGCTACCACGGCTCCTGCTGCCGCACCCGCGGATAGGACTGCCGAGGCGCCAGCGGCTACGGCCCCTGATGCCGCCGCTCCCGACCAGACACAGACTGCGGCCATCGACAAATCGACGCTGACGGAGATGCCGGTCGGCGAGATCAGAGCCGACGATCTGAAGGGCGCGACGGTCTATGGCGCCAATGACGCCAAGGTCGGTGAGATCGGCGATGTCGTGCTGACGCCTGACAAGAAGACCGATGCGGTGATCGTCAATGTCGGAGGTTTCCTTGGCATCGGCCAGAAGGAAGTGGCGGTCGGCCTGGATAATCTGAAGTTCATGACCGACAAGGACGGCAAGAAGTATCTTTACACGACCTTCACCAAGGAACAGCTCGAGGCACAGCCTGCCTATGACAAGGGCAGTTATGCCGAGAAGCGCGACCAGCAGCGGTTGATACTTCGGTAG
- a CDS encoding alkaline phosphatase family protein, which produces MTGNARRPNVLLITCDQWRGDCLSAAGHPVVKTPNADALAAEGVLFERHYGGAAPCSPARACLYTGLYQMNNRVCRNGSPLDARHGNIALYARAIGYDPTLFGYTDVSLDPRLLAPGDPRLKSYEGVLPGFTVRQLLPEHQKQWLSWLKQQGIDASAGSPGIHRPVDEENDTDAVTEAPPIYSKDHTPTAFLAGEFIRWLGEQEQATPWFAHLSFISPHPPFIVPEPYNTLYDPADGPAFHRAESWRAEAQSHPYLAYDLSRQKRAKFRPGATGKVHDWSEDDFRRIRAIYYGMISEVDAQLGLIWQALKISATWDDTVIVLTSDHAEMMGDHFMLGKGGYFDGSYHIPLIIRDPRHGKAAGNTVDRFTEAVDILPTLIDLLGEPPEPHLDGYSLKPFLSGGTPAIWRDAAHWEFDFRSIAGGEAEQHFGIASRQCNLAVIRTKKFKYVHFGGGLPPLLFNVETDPGELTNLATSPAHLSTRLEFAERLLAWRAEHLDQSLALAELTENGVVGHVGRAVRE; this is translated from the coding sequence GTGACAGGAAACGCCAGGCGTCCGAACGTTCTCCTGATCACCTGCGACCAGTGGCGCGGCGATTGCCTGTCGGCTGCCGGCCATCCCGTGGTGAAGACGCCGAACGCCGACGCACTCGCCGCCGAGGGCGTGCTGTTCGAGCGCCACTATGGCGGCGCGGCGCCCTGTTCGCCGGCGCGTGCCTGCCTCTACACCGGTCTCTACCAGATGAACAACCGCGTCTGCCGTAACGGCTCGCCGCTTGATGCTCGCCACGGCAATATCGCGCTGTATGCCCGGGCCATCGGTTACGATCCGACACTGTTCGGCTACACCGACGTGTCGCTCGATCCACGCCTGCTGGCCCCTGGCGATCCAAGGCTGAAAAGCTATGAAGGCGTTCTGCCTGGATTCACTGTGCGACAGCTGCTGCCTGAGCATCAGAAGCAATGGCTCTCCTGGCTGAAGCAGCAGGGCATCGATGCCAGCGCCGGATCTCCGGGCATCCACCGTCCCGTGGACGAGGAAAACGACACCGACGCCGTGACCGAGGCGCCGCCAATCTATTCGAAAGATCATACGCCGACGGCTTTCCTTGCCGGTGAGTTCATCCGCTGGCTCGGCGAGCAGGAGCAGGCCACGCCCTGGTTCGCGCATCTCTCCTTCATCAGCCCCCACCCACCCTTCATCGTGCCGGAGCCCTACAACACTCTATACGATCCGGCCGATGGCCCGGCCTTTCACCGCGCGGAGAGCTGGCGGGCTGAAGCTCAAAGCCACCCCTATCTCGCCTACGATCTCAGCCGGCAGAAACGCGCGAAGTTCCGCCCCGGCGCTACAGGCAAGGTGCACGACTGGAGCGAGGACGATTTCCGCCGCATCCGGGCGATTTATTACGGCATGATCTCGGAGGTCGACGCACAGCTTGGCCTGATATGGCAGGCGCTCAAGATTTCGGCCACCTGGGACGACACCGTCATTGTGCTGACCTCGGACCACGCCGAGATGATGGGCGACCATTTCATGCTGGGCAAGGGCGGCTACTTCGACGGCAGCTACCACATCCCGCTGATCATTCGCGATCCGCGACATGGCAAGGCTGCTGGCAACACGGTCGATCGCTTCACCGAAGCGGTAGACATCTTGCCCACGCTGATAGACCTGCTTGGCGAGCCGCCCGAACCACATCTCGACGGATACTCGCTGAAACCATTCCTGAGCGGTGGAACCCCCGCTATCTGGCGCGACGCCGCGCATTGGGAGTTCGATTTCCGCTCGATCGCCGGGGGCGAGGCCGAGCAGCATTTCGGCATTGCCTCGCGCCAGTGCAACCTCGCAGTCATCCGCACCAAAAAATTCAAATACGTGCATTTTGGCGGCGGTTTGCCACCCTTGCTTTTCAACGTCGAAACAGACCCTGGCGAACTGACCAACCTCGCCACCAGCCCCGCGCATCTCTCCACCCGTCTGGAATTCGCCGAGCGGCTTCTCGCCTGGCGGGCCGAACATCTCGACCAGTCACTGGCGCTGGCGGAATTGACGGAAAATGGCGTGGTTGGCCATGTCGGCAGGGCAGTAAGGGAATAG
- a CDS encoding VOC family protein has protein sequence MLDQIKGLHHVTSMARDARQNNDFFTHKLGLRRVKKTVNFDAPDVYHLYYGDEAGTPGSVMTYFPFPNIGKGRHGVGEVGTTVYSVPEGTLAYWEKRFTDEGVAGVSREESFGEKRLRFAGPDGDGFALVEDKADSRAPWAKGGIPTDEAIRGFHSVSLRLKDGGATEELLKFMGYEEVDRSGNVRRLAVKNGNGADVVDIESLPTAAFADLGAGSVHHVAFAVENRAKQLEVRKALMDTGYGVTPVIDRDYFWAIYFRTPGGVLFEVATNEPGFDRDEDTAHLGEALKLPTQHQHLRPYLEQHLQKLEG, from the coding sequence ATGCTCGACCAGATCAAGGGCCTGCATCACGTCACCTCGATGGCCAGGGATGCGCGGCAGAACAATGATTTCTTCACCCACAAGCTCGGCCTGCGCCGGGTCAAGAAGACAGTCAATTTCGACGCGCCCGACGTCTACCACCTCTATTATGGCGATGAGGCCGGCACGCCGGGTTCGGTGATGACCTATTTTCCGTTTCCCAACATCGGCAAGGGCCGTCATGGCGTCGGCGAGGTCGGCACCACGGTCTACTCCGTGCCGGAAGGCACGCTCGCCTATTGGGAGAAGCGCTTTACTGACGAAGGCGTGGCCGGTGTTTCCCGCGAGGAGAGTTTTGGCGAGAAGCGGCTCAGATTTGCCGGGCCCGACGGCGACGGTTTCGCGCTCGTAGAGGACAAGGCCGACAGCAGAGCGCCCTGGGCCAAAGGCGGCATTCCGACCGACGAAGCGATCCGTGGCTTTCACTCGGTTTCGCTCAGGCTGAAGGATGGCGGCGCCACCGAGGAGCTGTTGAAATTCATGGGCTACGAGGAAGTCGACAGATCAGGCAATGTCAGGCGGCTTGCCGTGAAGAACGGCAATGGCGCCGATGTCGTCGACATCGAATCGCTGCCGACCGCGGCCTTCGCCGATCTCGGCGCCGGCTCGGTCCACCATGTCGCCTTCGCCGTCGAGAACCGCGCCAAGCAGCTCGAAGTGCGCAAGGCGTTGATGGATACGGGCTATGGGGTGACGCCGGTGATCGACCGCGATTATTTCTGGGCGATCTATTTCCGCACGCCGGGCGGCGTGCTGTTCGAAGTCGCCACCAACGAGCCGGGTTTCGACCGCGATGAGGACACCGCGCATCTGGGCGAAGCGCTGAAGCTGCCGACGCAGCACCAGCATTTGCGGCCCTATCTTGAACAGCACCTGCAGAAGCTGGAAGGCTGA
- a CDS encoding alpha/beta hydrolase: MSKDAYINKMLPGSLGGPLLFVFHGTGGDESQLVSLGRDLVPQATIISPRGDVSEYGAARFFRRTGEGVYDMGDLARATDRMADFVKAHVVAAHVGAAKPSAVLGLGYSNGANILASVVFAEPELFDATVLMHPLIPFEPEVKGSLAGRHILVTAGKRDPICPPNLTARLEAYLRADGADVTVEWHEGGHEVRPNEIEAARRFLSAMPAEGAKNA; this comes from the coding sequence ATGAGCAAGGACGCTTACATCAACAAGATGCTGCCCGGCTCGCTGGGCGGTCCTTTGCTTTTTGTCTTCCATGGCACGGGGGGCGACGAGAGCCAGCTCGTCTCGCTGGGGCGCGATCTGGTGCCCCAGGCCACCATCATCTCGCCGCGCGGCGATGTGTCTGAATACGGTGCGGCGCGCTTCTTCCGCCGCACCGGCGAGGGCGTCTATGACATGGGCGACCTGGCGCGGGCGACGGACAGGATGGCTGACTTCGTCAAGGCGCATGTCGTCGCGGCCCATGTCGGAGCGGCAAAGCCGTCGGCGGTGCTTGGCCTCGGCTATTCCAACGGCGCCAACATCCTGGCCTCGGTGGTGTTCGCGGAGCCTGAGCTGTTCGACGCCACGGTTCTGATGCATCCGCTGATTCCATTCGAACCGGAGGTCAAGGGCAGCCTTGCCGGCCGCCACATCCTGGTGACCGCCGGCAAGCGCGATCCGATCTGCCCGCCGAACCTGACGGCGCGGCTCGAAGCCTATTTGCGCGCCGACGGCGCCGATGTCACAGTGGAGTGGCACGAAGGCGGGCACGAGGTGCGGCCAAATGAAATCGAGGCGGCCCGGCGGTTCCTGTCCGCCATGCCGGCCGAAGGAGCAAAAAATGCCTGA
- a CDS encoding GNAT family N-acetyltransferase — MPDQLPEIELEDRGSKGRYVLRGPGGAEAEMTFTKIGEHQIIIDHTEVPDAFRGQGAGLRLVNRAVEDARAAGKKIIPLCPFANAQFRRHPEWADVLKQ; from the coding sequence ATGCCTGACCAATTGCCCGAGATCGAACTGGAGGATCGCGGCTCCAAGGGCCGTTATGTCCTGCGCGGGCCTGGCGGTGCCGAGGCCGAGATGACCTTCACCAAGATCGGTGAGCACCAGATCATCATCGACCACACGGAAGTACCGGACGCGTTTCGCGGCCAGGGTGCCGGGCTTAGGCTCGTCAACCGGGCCGTTGAGGACGCGCGCGCGGCGGGCAAGAAGATCATCCCGCTTTGCCCGTTCGCCAACGCGCAATTCCGTCGGCATCCGGAATGGGCCGACGTCCTGAAGCAGTAG
- a CDS encoding dipeptidase produces MTETDLVPVFDGHNDTLLRLYQSKDTDVEKLFIEGKSGGHIDLPRAKAGGFAGGMFAIFPPPVEKARRSAVPLAPSDSEPLPPEVPRADALNSTIAMASILFRLERAGALAVCRTAADIHNAMAKGTIAAVFHIEGVEAIDPELTMLDVLHAAGLRSLGIVWSRPNAFGHGVPFRFPSSPDTGPGLTDAGKALVKACNELKIMIDLSHLNEKGFRDVVALSDGPLVATHSNVHAICGHSRNLTDWQLGAIRESGGMVGLNFATGFLREDGRMNADTSLDIMVRHVDSLLQALGEDGVGLGSDFDGAMIPAVIGDVAGLPKLIDALAARGFGRALIEKIAYRNWLSMLERTIG; encoded by the coding sequence ATGACCGAAACAGACCTTGTCCCCGTCTTCGACGGCCACAATGATACGCTGCTTAGGCTGTATCAGTCGAAGGACACGGACGTCGAAAAGCTGTTCATCGAAGGCAAGTCGGGCGGCCATATCGATCTGCCGCGCGCCAAGGCAGGCGGCTTTGCCGGCGGCATGTTCGCCATCTTCCCGCCGCCGGTCGAGAAAGCCAGGCGCAGCGCCGTACCCTTGGCGCCGAGCGACAGCGAGCCGCTGCCGCCGGAGGTGCCGCGCGCCGACGCGCTCAACTCGACGATCGCGATGGCCTCGATCCTGTTCCGGCTCGAACGGGCCGGAGCGCTTGCCGTCTGCCGCACTGCCGCCGACATACACAACGCGATGGCCAAAGGCACGATTGCCGCGGTGTTCCATATCGAAGGCGTCGAGGCGATCGATCCCGAACTCACCATGCTCGATGTGCTGCATGCGGCCGGCCTGCGCTCGCTCGGCATCGTCTGGAGCCGGCCGAATGCTTTCGGCCACGGTGTGCCGTTCCGCTTTCCATCCTCGCCCGACACCGGCCCAGGGCTGACCGATGCTGGCAAGGCGCTGGTCAAGGCCTGCAATGAGTTGAAGATCATGATCGATCTTTCGCATCTCAACGAGAAGGGTTTTCGCGACGTGGTTGCGCTTAGTGATGGACCATTGGTCGCCACCCATTCCAATGTGCATGCGATCTGCGGCCATTCGCGCAACCTCACCGACTGGCAGCTCGGCGCGATCCGCGAGTCCGGAGGCATGGTGGGGCTCAACTTCGCCACTGGCTTCCTGCGCGAGGATGGCCGCATGAATGCCGACACCAGCCTCGACATCATGGTGCGTCATGTCGATTCCCTGCTGCAGGCACTGGGCGAGGACGGCGTTGGCCTCGGTTCGGATTTCGACGGCGCCATGATCCCGGCCGTCATCGGTGACGTCGCCGGCCTGCCGAAGCTGATCGATGCGTTGGCGGCGCGCGGTTTTGGCCGTGCCCTGATCGAGAAGATCGCCTATCGCAATTGGTTGAGCATGCTGGAAAGAACCATTGGATAG
- a CDS encoding aminomethyltransferase family protein: MAQATRKKPVAKTANAAVSARIAAQDHFRTLRLGTPFQPRLDALAKTQDWYNWAGYRAPHSLWDEELEYFAIRSQAALFDISPMTKYRIEGPDAEAFLDRVTLRDVTKLKPGRVHYTAWCDDEGFVLDDGTLFRLSPTRFRLCSQERHLPWLLDSAIGFNVKVEEETEAVAGLALQGPTSFAVLRDAGFAGIERLKIFDLADFPHDGGTVSISRTGFTGDLGYELFVPAGKALSLWDRLMIAGELRGIRAIGYTALNRARLEAGLIVANADFTTAEHAIRAGRLRRPDEIGLGFMIDLEKGHFNGRRAILEARAKRKLRHVLVGLEIEGNIPAEHAIVYHKKSQEVGLVSAAMWSPMAKRNIAIASLARPYGDTMVEDLWVEIYAMRELQYQKLMKRAKVVTRPFIKLDRRTANPPADF, from the coding sequence ATGGCCCAAGCGACCAGGAAGAAGCCCGTTGCAAAGACAGCCAATGCGGCTGTTTCGGCCCGCATCGCCGCGCAAGATCATTTCCGCACACTGCGCCTCGGCACGCCGTTCCAGCCGCGCCTCGACGCGCTGGCCAAAACCCAGGACTGGTACAATTGGGCCGGCTACCGCGCGCCGCATTCGCTGTGGGACGAGGAGCTCGAATACTTCGCCATCCGCAGCCAGGCGGCGCTGTTCGACATCTCGCCGATGACCAAATACCGGATCGAAGGGCCGGATGCCGAAGCCTTCCTCGACCGGGTTACCTTGCGCGACGTGACGAAACTCAAACCCGGCCGCGTCCACTACACCGCGTGGTGCGATGACGAGGGTTTCGTCCTCGATGATGGCACTCTGTTCAGGTTATCGCCAACGCGCTTCCGCTTGTGTTCGCAGGAGCGGCATCTGCCATGGCTGCTCGACAGCGCCATCGGTTTCAACGTCAAGGTCGAGGAAGAAACCGAGGCCGTCGCCGGGCTCGCGCTGCAGGGGCCAACCTCCTTCGCCGTGCTGCGCGATGCCGGCTTTGCCGGCATCGAGAGATTGAAGATCTTTGACCTTGCCGATTTCCCGCATGACGGCGGCACCGTCAGCATCTCGCGCACCGGCTTCACCGGCGATCTCGGCTATGAACTCTTCGTGCCGGCCGGCAAGGCGCTAAGCCTGTGGGACCGGCTGATGATAGCGGGCGAACTGCGCGGCATCCGCGCCATCGGCTACACTGCGCTCAACCGCGCGCGGCTCGAGGCCGGGCTGATCGTTGCCAATGCCGACTTCACCACCGCCGAACACGCCATCCGCGCCGGCCGCTTGCGCAGGCCCGACGAGATCGGCCTCGGCTTCATGATCGATCTGGAAAAAGGCCATTTCAACGGTCGCCGCGCCATTCTCGAAGCGCGCGCCAAGCGCAAGCTGCGCCATGTGCTGGTCGGACTGGAGATCGAAGGCAACATCCCGGCCGAACACGCCATCGTCTACCACAAGAAAAGCCAGGAGGTTGGCCTGGTCAGCGCCGCCATGTGGTCGCCGATGGCCAAACGCAACATCGCCATCGCCTCGCTGGCGCGGCCTTACGGTGATACCATGGTCGAGGACCTCTGGGTCGAGATCTACGCCATGCGCGAGTTGCAGTATCAGAAGCTGATGAAACGGGCCAAGGTGGTGACGCGGCCGTTCATCAAGCTCGACCGCCGCACCGCCAATCCGCCGGCGGATTTCTGA
- a CDS encoding phytoene desaturase family protein, with protein sequence MTSFNAIVIGGGHNGLVAAATLAKAGRKVLVLEAGSEVGGAARTEEFAPGFRVSSVAHVLNRLHPDVVKTLELEKHGLQFARADFLPSVALSRDGPALMLHGAYGEVLTGASPSEQSAWKELRAQLLRYAGILKPFLSRRPPDLAGMSLLETAALGQTALALKKLGKEDMRDFLRVLLMNVADLLDEQLADIRLKGLLAFDAMLGSHLGPRSPTSLLGLYYRLAGETGGAAGAQMLPRGGMGAVVAAIRASAERAGVTIRTSVAVAKIIVEKGRAVGVALDTGEELRARTIVSAINPATTFLDLVGPREIDTGFVRKVKNIRMKGDAAKLHLALDRPPQFTGADAAAHKGRLVIAPSSDHVERAFNPSKYGEFSPEPVMEITLPSLADPPLAPAGACVLSAVVQYAPYALKEGWDSGKPKFLKAVMAQLEAYAPGIGKSVVHAELLTPADIETRYRMPGGHWHHGELQADQMLISRPVSGWSGYDTPLEGLFLAGAGSHPGGGVSGAPGLNAARRIMAMKG encoded by the coding sequence ATGACGTCATTTAATGCAATCGTCATCGGCGGCGGCCACAATGGCCTCGTCGCCGCCGCGACTTTGGCGAAAGCAGGCCGCAAGGTGCTGGTGCTGGAGGCTGGAAGCGAAGTAGGCGGCGCCGCGCGCACCGAGGAATTCGCCCCGGGCTTTCGCGTCTCCTCGGTCGCTCATGTGCTGAATCGCCTGCATCCCGATGTGGTGAAGACGCTGGAACTGGAGAAGCATGGGCTGCAATTCGCCCGCGCCGACTTCCTGCCGTCGGTTGCCCTGTCCAGGGATGGCCCAGCGCTTATGCTGCATGGCGCCTATGGCGAGGTGCTGACCGGCGCCAGTCCCTCCGAACAGTCAGCCTGGAAGGAGTTGCGCGCGCAGCTGCTGCGCTATGCCGGCATCCTGAAGCCGTTCCTCTCCCGCCGGCCGCCCGATCTCGCCGGCATGTCGTTGCTCGAGACCGCTGCCCTCGGCCAGACGGCGCTGGCGCTGAAAAAACTCGGCAAGGAAGACATGCGCGACTTCCTGCGTGTGTTGCTGATGAATGTCGCCGACCTGCTCGACGAGCAGCTTGCCGATATCAGGCTGAAGGGACTGCTCGCCTTCGACGCGATGCTGGGCAGCCATCTCGGCCCGCGCTCGCCGACCTCGCTGCTAGGCCTCTACTATCGCCTCGCCGGCGAGACTGGCGGAGCGGCTGGCGCGCAAATGCTGCCGCGAGGCGGCATGGGCGCTGTCGTCGCCGCCATTCGTGCTTCGGCGGAGAGGGCCGGTGTCACCATCCGCACATCGGTTGCCGTGGCAAAAATCATCGTCGAGAAAGGCCGCGCCGTCGGCGTCGCGCTCGACACTGGCGAGGAACTGCGCGCCAGGACCATTGTCTCGGCCATCAATCCGGCAACCACCTTCCTCGACCTTGTCGGGCCGCGCGAGATCGACACCGGCTTCGTGCGCAAGGTGAAAAACATCCGCATGAAGGGTGATGCCGCCAAGCTTCATCTGGCGCTCGATCGGCCGCCGCAATTCACCGGTGCCGATGCCGCCGCTCACAAGGGCCGGCTGGTCATCGCGCCCTCGTCCGATCACGTCGAGCGCGCCTTCAACCCGTCCAAATATGGCGAGTTCTCACCCGAGCCGGTGATGGAGATCACGCTGCCCAGCCTTGCCGATCCGCCACTCGCACCCGCCGGCGCCTGCGTGCTGTCAGCGGTCGTGCAATACGCGCCCTATGCACTGAAAGAGGGCTGGGATTCCGGCAAGCCGAAATTCCTCAAGGCTGTTATGGCGCAACTCGAGGCTTACGCACCCGGCATCGGCAAGAGCGTCGTCCACGCCGAGCTTCTGACGCCGGCCGATATCGAGACACGCTATCGCATGCCAGGCGGCCACTGGCATCACGGCGAATTGCAGGCCGACCAGATGCTGATCTCGCGTCCCGTCTCCGGCTGGTCGGGTTACGACACGCCGCTCGAAGGGCTGTTCCTGGCCGGCGCCGGCTCGCATCCGGGTGGCGGTGTTTCCGGTGCGCCGGGGCTCAATGCCGCACGACGCATCATGGCGATGAAGGGATAG